The genomic DNA GGTTCCATGTTCAGAATCCCCCTAGCCTGTGAGGGATTATCACTGAAGTCCTTGAGCGTCATATAGGTCTTGATTAAGTCTTTAGAAGTCTTTCCAAGTTTCTGATATGTGGTGTATGGCATGAGGTTGACGGTAGCGCCTCCATCCGCCAGCACCTTGGTCATTGTCTTGCCATCGACGAAGCCCTTAGCTTCACGTGCAATGGCTTGAGATGCCGATGCTTCTGTTTTTCGAGCTTCTGGAACACGGTAGGCTGTGAGTGTAGGATTAAATCTGTAGTTGTCTCCTCATCGTCTTCACCTTCCTGGCAGGCATATTCCGTAGGTAAGATAAAAACCATGTTTATGTTGGCCGATGCTCTGGGCTTATCTTCCTTCCTCTTAAGGTGCCAAATCTTGGTGGCCTCTGCTTCTAGCTCAAGCTTATTCCTAATGCCTAAACATTGTACTCTTCTCTTCTGTGACCTGGTCAAGCCCCCGGGACATCACCGCATGTCACCCTCAGGAATATACTCACGCTAGTACGAAGGCTCATCAGATTCTTTGAATCGGTTATGTTTTGTTGTTCCCTCTTCTAGAAAAGTTAACCGTTCATGTACCGGGGCTCTATTTTGCGGCCGATCATGATGATTGTGTGCATCAGATCGTCTGTCGTGTAttagcctttcttcttcctagAATCAGTAATAATTCCGATCATGGATAGAGCGATGCTTCTTATTATGGTCGCGGGAATTCCCCAGACGATGATTGCACTCGGGGTAGTCTCACACCGAAGGCAACCTCAAGCCCTCGTTCCAGCAGTGAGCAAAGAAAGGGCAACGCCATGATCTTCGTGTTCCATGGCTTGCTGGCGTCTCTAAGCAACATTTGTGATGTTACCCATGTACGATAGCCGCCACTAGACCTCCGTACATATCGGCCACGTCACAGACCAGATATTCGGACTTTCTAACctcatcttctcaaacttgGTCCTTCGAATCAACTGGTCTAGCTTATCTTGCTCTAGATGTTGTCTGTACCTTCAGTCTCTCAATCCCAAAGTCTACCATGTTGACTAATGTATACACCTAGAAAGGATGTCCGTCAATATTCATCAGCTTCTTATCACCTTCAATTTAGATCTTGTCTTTCTCAATAGTCGATTGAATCTGCTGACGGGGCACCCTGCACTTATTTGTGCTGTGAGACAtggagtggtgccacttgccgCATTTCTTATTCTTCAACTCTTTAGCCGATGTTATGTTATAACTAGTGGAGATGCACGTACCACAGTCACgtgtttaaaaaaaattatttaaaataattgAATTGCATCAAACAACCATTGAAAATTAAATTTGTCTATTAATATCATAGCAacccaatctaatctaatataAACTAATCTAATCTAGGGACTCGTACGAAGTTGCACACTATGGTATTTCAGGAAGGCTCTTACTGGTTATCATAAACTCGTACACGTATTTCACATCCAAGCGTGGTACATCGTAAAACTTCTTTACAAATGTATCATATATATagctaaataaaaaatttacaaatccAATAACAGACACTTTATAAATCAAGGCAAATAAATAGTGCAATGACTGACACTTTATATATCAGAAGTAGAGAACCAACATCGAAATGCGGAAACTAAAGTAATAGACAACCTAAAATATTGTAGTTCAACATGATTTTGCAGCAGTGCATGGTTGCAGGATCTCAGTAACCATGAATCACCCACATGCGAAGGACTTGGGGCTCCTACTTTCTATACAATTGCCGCATTCAAGCAATGATTAATGGACTATTATTATAGCATCATAATATGTGTAGAGTGCAACCATATTGTAAATATAATATGAAGGCAACACAAGTGAGCAATCCTGCattttaataaatataaatCATTTGATCTCGTaaccagtttttttttaatgtaACAGGAGGGGTGTGATCCCCTACTGGTTATGTGTATTAAAAACAAAAGAGAGTACAGAGAGTGTTTATACAGAAAGAGCTGAAAAGTAGAAGTCAAGCACTAACACCTAAGACTGAGACTCTAGCCATTGTACAATGCTTGGGAAATAATTCTTTTTTGCTCTATGGATAACCAAGGCAAATTCTCGTATGAAACAAACTTTGGTCCCATGGATTGAGAAGACTTCATTCCTGAATATGAAGTTGTTGCGCGATGTCCAAATACTCCAAGACATGAGCATGATTACTTCCATAAAGAAGGATTCTGCAATTTGCTGACGTAGATCTTCTAGGAGTACCAAGGGACTCAAATCAGACTGAATGTGAAGGCCAATGCTACTCCAGCATTGCTATGCAAAGGGGCAGCCCAAGAATAGATGCACAATTGTCTCATCTTCTTGATTGGAGCAGAAAACACAGCTATAGTCATCTAGATGCATAGTTCTTCAGAGCATTCCTCTGACATTTAGTCGGTCCCTTAGGAGTAACCAGAAAAAGATTTTCTGCTTTAGTTGGCTGCATGACCTCCAGAGCCACAGAAAAGAGGGATCAGTTTCTCCTCATACCAGTTTTAGTTGAAAGAGAGCAGAATGCTAAAACCTTTAGATCAAAACTCGTGGAAAATTAGTAGCAGGCAAAGATGATGAGCAGAAGAATGAATGAAGGCATCTGATGAAGGCATTGAGGCGGTTAACAGTACCATAAGAAATAAAGGGCATCATTATAATCTCAATTTCTGTACAAAAAAATATAAGAGCTTATAATTGTGATATTATCCTATTGAAACATAGGCCATGAGTCTTATCCAAAATCTAGAAAGTTGAAATCAACATAATTCTAACCTGCCAGGGCCCCTAGAAGTGCACATATCACATAGGAAGTTTCCAAAAGCTGAAGGTATTTTTAATGAGAATATCAATTCCTGCTTAAGtggttttcttttttgaaaccacacttttttttttttgcatccctTGATAGGACCATGTCATCACAGCTCACAGGTAAAGATACTTCCCAACTTTGCAAAGCGAGGAAAAGACACGTAGATTTCATGTTTGAGATGGATTGTTctagtaatttagatacatggaAGCACTTACACGGGAGATCAATTACCCACAGCTTCCACATCATCTGATGCCTACATGTTTTCTCTGCTTTTCTCATCATCCCCAGAGCATTCAGCCTAAATGGAACCCCTGTTCCTAAACCAACACACATGGTCATATACTCATATAGCAGCTTGCAGGCCCTGGCAAAGGAGCCCAACATGATCAGGGCCTGAAAAAATCTATAAATGAATCAGGGTTTCATATCTACTAATAATTATTTAGAAAGTAATTACTATGCTAGTTAAGCTCCCATAGTTGTTGATCCACTCTTACACACACTGGTCTCTCCGTTAAAAGAGTAATCAAAACGTTCAAAGAACAAATATTCCATACATGTACTAATATACTATGTGATGGTTCAACCTTCAGATATATGTTTCTCCATCCGATGCACAAAAGCTAGTACAATACAATATAATATAGAGAGCATCCTGTAATATTATAAATTTCATAGCTTAACAACTGTGTTGAGAAGATGTCTCTACCAAACAAAAGGAACTGAAATTCATGCGTACCTGGATGATTCTCCAAAATAGCATAGTCAATGAACACTTCCATGATCCAGCTGTGGCACCACAAGCATAAAAGAATAGAAAATAGCAGCAGTTAAGATGATTTgcttgtgcatgcatgtgtttgagtgcttCTGAAAAAGAATCCGAAGAAAAAGAATCAACAGGCACACCATGCACCTTTCTTCCAACTACAACAGGATAGAAATTTAGTACTGGGTGGTGGATTTACAGGAAAGTTTTCATTTGCGCTTCAAATGAGATGAGATGGCAAGCAGGACTGTCTATTATCAAGTAGTATAGTAAGACACTGTGTATTGTTGACTAACAAACTAATTCTTAGTATTGATTTTCTGGTCATATTAAAAAGATTCTATTAATCATGTTTTTTAAAGCACATAAGCATATACATAAAACTTATGGAGCTGCCCAACATTAATAAAGGGTCATATTGGAATACTCAATGGAGCTCGCCCGTCTcccagcgccgcctgcgcccgCACTGCGTGCCGCGGCTGCCGCCGTCCCCGGCCGACGCGTAACCGGAGCTCGCTGCCGGGATCCACTTGCGCCGTCGCGGTTCCTTTCTCTATCAAACAAACCTTCTCCTCGCGCTCCCCGCAGCCCACCCTCAGCAGCGGTGGCAGAGGATTGGCGCGGGGGTGGAGTGGCATGGCGGTGAGGGCACACGGGGATGGAGGAGCATGGGAGCAGACtgtggaggagcaggaggcgaaTAGGGAAGGCAGATGCGGATTCCACGGAGAAGACAAAGACgaggagaaggaaaaaaaatggaaatcTGTCTACAGGACACTGTGAAAGTGTAGTTTTGTGTGTAACACACCACAAAATTCAATATTGTTTCTCACACACCGTGAATGCTTGATTTGGTCTGCAACACATCATAGCAATTATAATAATCATTTTCAGCTGAACGAAGATGTAAATAGACCATTttgcccccgggcccacctgccatcctcttcctctcccctcctcctccctcctccctcgccgcgcacgGCTCTGCGGTGAGGCCGGCCGCAGCGGCGccatcctcctccctccctctccggcgtcgctcctccccctccgccgagccaaggggcggcggccatgatgGGTCAATGGCGCCGGCGGCTAGATCTgccgcgccctcctccctccctctcccatgGAGGTGCGGACCCGCtccttccccggcggcggcccgagcgcagcgcggcggagcggcccCGCCCCAGGTGCgcgggcggcctccctctgctccccTTGCCGGCGGCCACCCTCTGCTCCGGGCCCGTGCTCGACGGAGACGGCGTCCATGGCCGTCTCGGGCCGACGCGATGGAGTATGGGGCCAGACCCCgcgcagcggccgccgccgcttgagTAGGGGGCCCTGCCCCGCGCGAGTGCGggaggcggagggaggaggaggaagtgaGCCGGATCCCGCCGCCAGGGAGGAcgcacgagcgccgccgccgccggatcccgcTCGCGCGCCGAGGTTGCGCCGGCCTCTACCACCGACGCCACCATGGGGGGCGCGACAGGAGGGAGCAATAGGGGAGGGGGCGAGCCGAGCCGCtgtcccgccaccgccgccagccgctccgcctgcgccggcagcgccccgcggcggcgccatgccgggcgggaggagcaggagggcgcggccatggagagagagagaggtgcgcCCCTTCCCGCCAAGCCGTCCGCCgcgggctcgccggccgcgccgcgcgggaaggggccggggcggctcgccggccggcgtAGGGAGGGGGCGGGGCGGCCCGCCGGCCGAAGtagagagggggcggcggaggaagcaggAGGGTGCGgccatggagagagagaggtgcgGGAGGGAGaagcgaggaggaagagggcaaAGGGCAAAACTGTCTTTTTATCTGACCTCTCAGTTGAAAATGAGTAGTTTATTGGATGTAGTGTGTGATAGACTAAATGACCCTTTCGCGGTGTGCTGGGAACAAATTCGAGTTTGGCGGTGTGTTCTACACAAAATCATGCTTTCACAGTGTCCTGTGGACAAATTTCccgaaaaaaaaactgaaaatgGGGGAGGACCAATGGGCGAGCGGGTACATGGAGGGCGGGTATGAGGCGCCGTGGTGAGAAAAAATAGGGGATTTGGGCAAAAACATTTTCCTTGATGCTGTTTTTGTCTTCCACCAAATCCTGTCAAGCACCCAATTCTTCTATGTGGGCATTAAAGAGTTCTTTTGTGATAGGGATGGCTAGGTTAATGTTGGTGAGGATTGTTTCCAAGTCTTTcatcctttatagtatagatagattaGGAGACAACTGAATTTGCTGCTCCATTAGCAAGAATTCAAAGATTTGATCAGCTTTGTTGATGCCAAAGCTATACCTTTCTGTGTTGGCCTTTATCCAAGGGCAAGACACATGCTTCTTGTTCTCGGTCCACTCTGCAAAGCTGATATTGGCTTTATCTTCATAATCCGATCCTTGGGCATCAACATGTGATACATGCTTCTGATATCTTGCCCCCCCTGCATCAACATGTGATACATGCTTCTGAtatcttgccccccccccccccctcccaggATCCTGGTAACGACTTtcgagagccgatatcttcggAATTATTATTGATGCTTGATTTTGACCCAATTTGAGTCAAAAATTATGAACATTAATATCCCATGCCTACATATTTATCCAAAATAATGCCAATTCATTTGTCCCTAGGATAATATTAGTATGTCGAAATTTGGGCAGAAATACAGGTTAAATGCACGTCAAAAGAAAAGGCCCATCGACAAATTGGAGCACGTTGTTCAGCCTCCATCCCATGGATCAAAGGGCACACCACTGGGCCACTGTTGACAGCTCTGAAGTGCTGAATCGATAAAATATGAGCATCAACATTAGTAGTAGGGGTTATTACTAACAAATTGTTGGAGAGTATTTGTATGCATGTCGCTTATGCTTAGAGATGAGGAGGAAACACACTCTCAATCCAAGGAAACATCTTCTCGACGAATCAAGCATGAGCATGAGGATCCATGGGCCCACCAGAGGGGGTAAACCACCTCAACAGAGACCTGGGCACCTAGAACCGATTTAATGACCTACTTGTCAATCACCTGGCCGAAGATGGTGTCAGTGTTTAGCCGGCAAGCCCATCGAGGGATACCCCCAAGGTGGTAGATTGTAGGTAGGGTTTCGCCGAGGTTTGGAAccaatggtgcaaggaacacaaaactTTAGATAAGTTTGTGCTGTGAGATGCATAATACCGTATATCCtattggtggtttgtattcccttagaGGTCGATGATGTAGGTTATCTTTTTGAGGGATCCCTGTccacccttatatagtctgaGGGGACAGTTTTATATGGAAATTCTAGCCAAATGCTAACATAAGAGTTGTCGGATATAAATATCCTGGATACCCAAAGACGGAGGATTAACGGGACAAACCGCTCCGCCAAGCGAGCTGATAGCATCGTCAGTGAGCCCGACCTACCCGGAGGGGCCCAGTCCTATCCGACCCAAAGGGAAGGCTCTTTCCGCCCAACCTAAGGGAAGAGCCCATGCCTCGCTCGACCTATCGGGAGGGTCCTGCCTCATCAGACGACCTGATAGACGAGGGGATTGCCCCATCCTGTAGGAATGGCCCACCACGACCCGCACCGTGCGGGTCTGACAGCTGCACAGGTGGACAGGAGTTAGAGTAGGTTAgcagttgggagttagagtcgagtcgagcttatctcggggatccggagtcatcatcggagctcggtataagctcttgtatctttttctttgactttattaatataagtaatATTCTTTATTTACTTCGAGTgggctttactttccgcaagtTGTTTATCTTTCCGAGTACAAGTACTTGTCTGCAGAAGTAATttacctctagttcagtttaagttaTCTTTCTTGTTTGTTGGAGTTTGTCTTATGGGTCTTCTTGCCCGGACTAGTGAGCTCAAGTTAGTTCGCTAGGTTGATTGGGATatctcttgaaggcctcaagagaaatcctagtgccgagtgcagacgtggtgtctgactcagtgctagctagaaagtgtgtttcaCCCCACgataccgcagtggtaggcagCAAGTGGTGCCAGCCTTGTCCGTCCTTAGTAGTCCACCAcatcgggtgctttcatagcagtagttgccgactgccgttggactcccttctcatccctttctgagtcCTTCTCTGAGGCCACCGAAGTAAGCTCCAGGTTCTCGTCATCAAGGAAGAAGTTTAGGTCTGTTCTAGCGAGGCTAGCTCGGTAGTATAGAAGTGTTTTAGGtgtcctttctcgctcgttgtcctcctagCTGCTACCTCTGTAAGGTAaaagagtctcctgtgtcaaaAGGTCATTGCCCGGCCACTATCTTATTAatttatctggcttacccctgttGAATTAGTCGGTTGATATAATCAGTAAAGGTTATCAATATGATTTATGATATACTTTaacatagtgcttccctgaggattttTACGATACCCCAGAATACTCCGTGGTGAAGGGCTACaccggtgattctgtgcgcttgagGAATCCTATTTCATATTGAGGATAAGAggcaccaacaagcatttctggcgatattgccggggaagcaattggctaaagttaTCGTAGAATTGTGTGATAAACTTTACTATTTTATCGCCGCTAGTTTTAGCAGGCTTACCATTTCTCTCTCTTTCGTCTGAttgatgcagagcagtgcatgaccggtttcgatCTACCAGCTAACTTCAATCcgaatccagaaagaattgggcGAATAGTGAGACGCCGCGCGTCCCACCTCAGAAGAGACTCACTTGGAATCCTAGTTCATCCACTTCAGCAACACCCATGGCTAAGACTCTTTGTCAGTACTCAGCCCCGTCCAGCACCCACATCCCTACTAGACTGAACAGTGACCAAGGAAATGATGGCTTTGAGCTCAAGTCTGGACTGGTgaacatggtccaagcaagtccATTCTACGGTAAGACATCTGAGGATGCCAACGCTCATCACCAGAATTTCCTGGAAGTGAGTAGTACCATCAACCCCAAAGGCACTACGATGGATAATGTTTGTCTTCGACTgttcccattctctttgctCGGCAAAGCGAATACGTGGTTCTACACCAACAAAGCAAACTTCACCACTTGGGATGCCTGTTCCAATGCATTCCTGACCAAGTACTTCCCGATGGGCAAGACAAAAGCCCTCCGGAGCAAGATCTCCAGATTTTAGCAACTCCCGGATGAAACCATCCTAGAAGCCTGGGAGAGATTTCAGGAATACATCGCAacatgcccacaccacggcatggaaGAATGGCCGATCATTCAAAgtttcttccatggcctgaacatgccagcccagaatcacatcgatgcAGCATTGGGTGGTTCTTTTCTCTCGCTCGACGTCACTGGAGCGAAAGCGCTGGTGGAGAAGATTGCTTCCAGCCAGAGTTGGAAAGGAGATAGGCAGTAGCCCTGAAGGGGAGTTCACCATATCGACAGTGTCGGCATGCTCGCcgccaagatggatcttctcatgaaaAGGATGGAGTCTCCACACCAGGATGCGAACCAGATAATGGAATCTTGCATGACATGTGAGACTTTTGGAGAGACTGGACATACGGGCAACTCTTGCCCGCTCACTCAGGAAGAAGCAAATTTCGTTGGAAC from Panicum virgatum strain AP13 chromosome 7N, P.virgatum_v5, whole genome shotgun sequence includes the following:
- the LOC120682149 gene encoding uncharacterized protein LOC120682149 isoform X5; its protein translation is MPLHPRANPLPPLLRVGCGEREEKVCLIEKGTATAQVDPGSELRLRVGRGRRQPRHAVRAQAALGDGRAPLTGSWKCSLTMLFWRIIQVMQPTKAENLFLVTPKGPTKCQRNALKNYASR
- the LOC120682149 gene encoding uncharacterized protein LOC120682149 isoform X4; this translates as MPLHPRANPLPPLLRVGCGEREEKVCLIEKGTATAQVDPGSELRLRVGRGRRQPRHAVRAQAALGDGRAPLTGSWKCSLTMLFWRIIQALIMLGSFARACKLLYEYMTMCVGLGTGVPFRLNALGMMRKAEKTCRHQMMWKLWVIDLPSN
- the LOC120682149 gene encoding uncharacterized protein LOC120682149 isoform X3, which translates into the protein MPLHPRANPLPPLLRVGCGEREEKVCLIEKGTATAQVDPGSELRLRVGRGRRQPRHAVRAQAALGDGRAPLTGSWKCSLTMLFWRIIQALIMLGSFARACKLLYEYMTMCVGLGTGVPFRLNALGMMRKAEKTCRHQMMWKLWVIDLPCHAAN
- the LOC120682149 gene encoding uncharacterized protein LOC120682149 isoform X2 codes for the protein MPLHPRANPLPPLLRVGCGEREEKVCLIEKGTATAQVDPGSELRLRVGRGRRQPRHAVRAQAALGDGRAPLTGSWKCSLTMLFWRIIQALIMLGSFARACKLLYEYMTMCVGLGTGVPFRLNALGMMRKAEKTCRHQMMWKLWVIDLPYAFIHSSAHHLCLLLIFHEF
- the LOC120682149 gene encoding uncharacterized protein LOC120682149 isoform X1 — translated: MPLHPRANPLPPLLRVGCGEREEKVCLIEKGTATAQVDPGSELRLRVGRGRRQPRHAVRAQAALGDGRAPLTGSWKCSLTMLFWRIIQALIMLGSFARACKLLYEYMTMCVGLGTGVPFRLNALGMMRKAEKTCRHQMMWKLWVIDLPCKCFHVSKLLEQSISNMKSTCLFLALQSWEVSLPVSCDDMVLSRDAKKKKCGFKKENHLSRN